From Symphalangus syndactylus isolate Jambi chromosome 17, NHGRI_mSymSyn1-v2.1_pri, whole genome shotgun sequence, one genomic window encodes:
- the TLE2 gene encoding transducin-like enhancer protein 2 isoform X1 has protein sequence MYPQGRHPTPLQSGQPFKFSILEICDRIKEEFQFLQAQYHSLKLECEKLASEKTEMQRHYVMYYEMSYGLNIEMHKQAEIVKRLSGICAQIIPFLTQEHQQQVLQAVERAKQVTVGELNSLIGQQQLQPLSHHAPPVPLTPRPAGLVGGSATGLLALSGALAAQAQLATVVKEDRAGVEAEGSRVERAPSRSASPSPPDSLLEEERPSGPGGGGKQRADEKELSGPYESDEDKSDYNLVVDEDQPSEPPSPATTPCGKVPICVPARRDLVDSPASLASSLGSPLPRAKELILNDLPASTPASKSCDSSPPQDASTPGPSSASHLCQLAAKPAPSTDSIALRSPLTLSSPFTTSFSLGSHSTLNGDLSVPSSYVSLHLSPQVSSSVVYGRSPMMAFESHPHLRGSSVSSSLPSIPGGKPAYSFHVSADGQMQPVPFPSDALVGAGIPRHARQLHTLAHGEVVCAVTISGSTQHVYTGGKGCVKVWDVGQPGAKTPVAQLDCLNRDNYIRSCKLLPDGRSLIVGGEASTLSIWDLAAPTPRIKAELTSSAPACYALAVSPDAKVCFSCCSDGNIVVWDLHNQTMVRQFQGHTDGASCIDISDYGTRLWTGGLDNTVRCWDLREGRQLQQHDFSSQIFSLGHCPNQDWLAVGMESSNVEILHVRKPEKYQLHLHESCVLSLKFASCGRWFVSTGKDNLLNAWRTPYGASIFQSKESSSVLSCDISRNNKYIVTGSGDKKATVYEVVY, from the exons ATGTACCCCCAGGGAAGGCACCCG ACCCCGCTCCAGTCCGGCCAGCCCTTCAAGTTCTCGATCTTGGAGATCTGCGACCGCATCAAAGAAGAATTCCAGTTTCTCCAGGCTCAATACCACAG cCTCAAGCTAGAATGTGAGAAGCTGGCCAGCGAGAAGACGGAAATGCAGCGACATTATGTCATG TATTATGAGATGTCTTACGGGCTCAACATTGAAATGCATAAGCAG GCGGAGATTGTGAAGCGTCTGAGCGGTATCTGCGCTCAGATTATCCCCTTCCTGACCCAGGAG CATCAGCAGCAGGTGCTCCAGGCCGTAGAACGCGCCAAGCAGGTCACCGTGGGGGAGCTGAACAGCCTCATCGGG cagcagcagctccagcCGCTGTCCCACCACGCACCCCCTGTGCCCCTCACCCCCCGCCCAGCCGGGCTGGTGGGCGGCAGTGCCACGGGGCTGCTTGCCCTGTCCGGAGCCCTGGCTGCCCAGGCTCAGCTGGCCACGGTTGTGAAGGAGGACCGTGCGGGCGTGGAGGCCGAGGGGTCCAGAG TGGAGAGAGCCCCAAGCAGG AGTGCATCTCCCTCGCCCCCTGACAGTCTCCTGGAGGAGGAGCGACCGAGTGGCCCTGGTGGTGGTGGGAAGCAGAGAGCAGATGAGAAGGAGCTGTCAGGACCTTAT GAAAGCGATGAAGACAAGAGTGACTACAATCTGGTGGTGGACGAG GACCAACCCTCAGAGCCCCCCAGCCCGGCTACCACCCCCTGCGGAAAGGTACCCATCTGCGTTCCTGCCCGTCGGGACCTGGTGGACAGTCCGGCCTCCTTGGCTTCTAGCCTTGGCTCACCGCTCCCTAGAGCCAAGGAGCTCATCCTG AATGACCTTCCCGCCAGCACTCCTGCCTCCAAGTCCTGTGACTCCTCCCCGCCCCAGGACGCGTCCACCCCCGGGCCCAGCTCAGCCAGTCACCTCTGCCAGCTCGCTGCCAAGCCAGCGCCTTCCACGGACAGCATTG CCCTGAGGAGCCCCCTGACTCTGTCCAGTCCCTTCACCACGTCCTTCAGCCTGGGCTCCCACAGCACCCTCAACGGAGACCTCTCCGTGCCCAGCTCCTACGTCAGCCTCCACCTGTCCCCCCAGGTCAGCAGCTCTGTGGTGTACGGACGCTCCCCGATG ATGGCATTTGAGTCTCATCCCCATCTCCGAGGGTCATCCGTCTCTTCCTCCCTACCCAGCATCCCTGGGGGAAAGCC GGCCTACTCCTTCCACGTATCTGCGGATGGGCAGATGCAGCCGGTGCCCTTCCCGTCGGACGCACTGGTAGGCGCGGGCATCCCGCGGCACGCCCGGCAGCTGCACACGCTGGCACACGGCGAGGTGGTCTGCGCGGTCACCATCAGCGGCTCCACGCAGCACGTGTACACAGGCGGCAAAGGCTGTGTGAAGGTGTGGGACGTGGGCCAGCCTGGGGCCAAGACGCCTGTGGCCCAGCTCGACTGCCTG AACCGAGACAACTACATTCGCTCCTGCAAGTTGCTGCCGGACGGCCGGAGTCTGATCGTGGGCGGTGAGGCCAGCACCTTGTCCATTTGGGACCTGGCGGCGCCCACCCCCCGTATCAAGGCCGAGCTGACCTCCTCAGCCCCAGCCTGCTACGCCCTGGCCGTCAGCCCCGACGCCAAGGTTTGCTTCTCCTGCTGCAGCGATGGCAACATCGTGGTCTGGGACCTGCATAATCAGACTATGGTCAG GCAGTTCCAGGGCCACACGGACGGCGCCAGCTGCATTGATATCTCCGATTACGGCACTCGGCTCTGGACAGGgggcctggacaacacggtgcgCTGCTGGGACCTACGGGAGGGCCGCCAGCTGCAGCAGCATGACTTCAGCTCCCAG ATTTTCTCCCTGGGCCACTGCCCTAACCAGGACTGGCTGGCGGTCGGAATGGAGAGTAGCAACGTGGAGATCCTGCATGTCCGTAAGCCGGAGAAATACCAGCTGCACCTCCACGAGAGCTGCGTGCTGTCCCTGAAGTTTGCCTCCTGCG GACGGTGGTTTGTGAGCACTGGGAAGGACAACCTGCTCAACGCCTGGAGGACGCCGTACGGGGCCAGCATTTTCCAG TCCAAGGAGTCGTCCTCAGTCCTGAGTTGTGACATCTCCAGAAATAACAAATACATCGTGACAGGCTCGGGGGACAAGAAGGCCACCGTGTATGAGGTGGTTTACTGA
- the TLE2 gene encoding transducin-like enhancer protein 2 isoform X2, with protein sequence MYPQGRHPTPLQSGQPFKFSILEICDRIKEEFQFLQAQYHSLKLECEKLASEKTEMQRHYVMYYEMSYGLNIEMHKQAEIVKRLSGICAQIIPFLTQEHQQQVLQAVERAKQVTVGELNSLIGQQLQPLSHHAPPVPLTPRPAGLVGGSATGLLALSGALAAQAQLATVVKEDRAGVEAEGSRVERAPSRSASPSPPDSLLEEERPSGPGGGGKQRADEKELSGPYESDEDKSDYNLVVDEDQPSEPPSPATTPCGKVPICVPARRDLVDSPASLASSLGSPLPRAKELILNDLPASTPASKSCDSSPPQDASTPGPSSASHLCQLAAKPAPSTDSIALRSPLTLSSPFTTSFSLGSHSTLNGDLSVPSSYVSLHLSPQVSSSVVYGRSPMMAFESHPHLRGSSVSSSLPSIPGGKPAYSFHVSADGQMQPVPFPSDALVGAGIPRHARQLHTLAHGEVVCAVTISGSTQHVYTGGKGCVKVWDVGQPGAKTPVAQLDCLNRDNYIRSCKLLPDGRSLIVGGEASTLSIWDLAAPTPRIKAELTSSAPACYALAVSPDAKVCFSCCSDGNIVVWDLHNQTMVRQFQGHTDGASCIDISDYGTRLWTGGLDNTVRCWDLREGRQLQQHDFSSQIFSLGHCPNQDWLAVGMESSNVEILHVRKPEKYQLHLHESCVLSLKFASCGRWFVSTGKDNLLNAWRTPYGASIFQSKESSSVLSCDISRNNKYIVTGSGDKKATVYEVVY encoded by the exons ATGTACCCCCAGGGAAGGCACCCG ACCCCGCTCCAGTCCGGCCAGCCCTTCAAGTTCTCGATCTTGGAGATCTGCGACCGCATCAAAGAAGAATTCCAGTTTCTCCAGGCTCAATACCACAG cCTCAAGCTAGAATGTGAGAAGCTGGCCAGCGAGAAGACGGAAATGCAGCGACATTATGTCATG TATTATGAGATGTCTTACGGGCTCAACATTGAAATGCATAAGCAG GCGGAGATTGTGAAGCGTCTGAGCGGTATCTGCGCTCAGATTATCCCCTTCCTGACCCAGGAG CATCAGCAGCAGGTGCTCCAGGCCGTAGAACGCGCCAAGCAGGTCACCGTGGGGGAGCTGAACAGCCTCATCGGG cagcagctccagcCGCTGTCCCACCACGCACCCCCTGTGCCCCTCACCCCCCGCCCAGCCGGGCTGGTGGGCGGCAGTGCCACGGGGCTGCTTGCCCTGTCCGGAGCCCTGGCTGCCCAGGCTCAGCTGGCCACGGTTGTGAAGGAGGACCGTGCGGGCGTGGAGGCCGAGGGGTCCAGAG TGGAGAGAGCCCCAAGCAGG AGTGCATCTCCCTCGCCCCCTGACAGTCTCCTGGAGGAGGAGCGACCGAGTGGCCCTGGTGGTGGTGGGAAGCAGAGAGCAGATGAGAAGGAGCTGTCAGGACCTTAT GAAAGCGATGAAGACAAGAGTGACTACAATCTGGTGGTGGACGAG GACCAACCCTCAGAGCCCCCCAGCCCGGCTACCACCCCCTGCGGAAAGGTACCCATCTGCGTTCCTGCCCGTCGGGACCTGGTGGACAGTCCGGCCTCCTTGGCTTCTAGCCTTGGCTCACCGCTCCCTAGAGCCAAGGAGCTCATCCTG AATGACCTTCCCGCCAGCACTCCTGCCTCCAAGTCCTGTGACTCCTCCCCGCCCCAGGACGCGTCCACCCCCGGGCCCAGCTCAGCCAGTCACCTCTGCCAGCTCGCTGCCAAGCCAGCGCCTTCCACGGACAGCATTG CCCTGAGGAGCCCCCTGACTCTGTCCAGTCCCTTCACCACGTCCTTCAGCCTGGGCTCCCACAGCACCCTCAACGGAGACCTCTCCGTGCCCAGCTCCTACGTCAGCCTCCACCTGTCCCCCCAGGTCAGCAGCTCTGTGGTGTACGGACGCTCCCCGATG ATGGCATTTGAGTCTCATCCCCATCTCCGAGGGTCATCCGTCTCTTCCTCCCTACCCAGCATCCCTGGGGGAAAGCC GGCCTACTCCTTCCACGTATCTGCGGATGGGCAGATGCAGCCGGTGCCCTTCCCGTCGGACGCACTGGTAGGCGCGGGCATCCCGCGGCACGCCCGGCAGCTGCACACGCTGGCACACGGCGAGGTGGTCTGCGCGGTCACCATCAGCGGCTCCACGCAGCACGTGTACACAGGCGGCAAAGGCTGTGTGAAGGTGTGGGACGTGGGCCAGCCTGGGGCCAAGACGCCTGTGGCCCAGCTCGACTGCCTG AACCGAGACAACTACATTCGCTCCTGCAAGTTGCTGCCGGACGGCCGGAGTCTGATCGTGGGCGGTGAGGCCAGCACCTTGTCCATTTGGGACCTGGCGGCGCCCACCCCCCGTATCAAGGCCGAGCTGACCTCCTCAGCCCCAGCCTGCTACGCCCTGGCCGTCAGCCCCGACGCCAAGGTTTGCTTCTCCTGCTGCAGCGATGGCAACATCGTGGTCTGGGACCTGCATAATCAGACTATGGTCAG GCAGTTCCAGGGCCACACGGACGGCGCCAGCTGCATTGATATCTCCGATTACGGCACTCGGCTCTGGACAGGgggcctggacaacacggtgcgCTGCTGGGACCTACGGGAGGGCCGCCAGCTGCAGCAGCATGACTTCAGCTCCCAG ATTTTCTCCCTGGGCCACTGCCCTAACCAGGACTGGCTGGCGGTCGGAATGGAGAGTAGCAACGTGGAGATCCTGCATGTCCGTAAGCCGGAGAAATACCAGCTGCACCTCCACGAGAGCTGCGTGCTGTCCCTGAAGTTTGCCTCCTGCG GACGGTGGTTTGTGAGCACTGGGAAGGACAACCTGCTCAACGCCTGGAGGACGCCGTACGGGGCCAGCATTTTCCAG TCCAAGGAGTCGTCCTCAGTCCTGAGTTGTGACATCTCCAGAAATAACAAATACATCGTGACAGGCTCGGGGGACAAGAAGGCCACCGTGTATGAGGTGGTTTACTGA
- the TLE2 gene encoding transducin-like enhancer protein 2 isoform X3, protein MQRHYVMYYEMSYGLNIEMHKQAEIVKRLSGICAQIIPFLTQEHQQQVLQAVERAKQVTVGELNSLIGQQQLQPLSHHAPPVPLTPRPAGLVGGSATGLLALSGALAAQAQLATVVKEDRAGVEAEGSRVERAPSRSASPSPPDSLLEEERPSGPGGGGKQRADEKELSGPYESDEDKSDYNLVVDEDQPSEPPSPATTPCGKVPICVPARRDLVDSPASLASSLGSPLPRAKELILNDLPASTPASKSCDSSPPQDASTPGPSSASHLCQLAAKPAPSTDSIALRSPLTLSSPFTTSFSLGSHSTLNGDLSVPSSYVSLHLSPQVSSSVVYGRSPMMAFESHPHLRGSSVSSSLPSIPGGKPAYSFHVSADGQMQPVPFPSDALVGAGIPRHARQLHTLAHGEVVCAVTISGSTQHVYTGGKGCVKVWDVGQPGAKTPVAQLDCLNRDNYIRSCKLLPDGRSLIVGGEASTLSIWDLAAPTPRIKAELTSSAPACYALAVSPDAKVCFSCCSDGNIVVWDLHNQTMVRQFQGHTDGASCIDISDYGTRLWTGGLDNTVRCWDLREGRQLQQHDFSSQIFSLGHCPNQDWLAVGMESSNVEILHVRKPEKYQLHLHESCVLSLKFASCVQGVVLSPEL, encoded by the exons ATGCAGCGACATTATGTCATG TATTATGAGATGTCTTACGGGCTCAACATTGAAATGCATAAGCAG GCGGAGATTGTGAAGCGTCTGAGCGGTATCTGCGCTCAGATTATCCCCTTCCTGACCCAGGAG CATCAGCAGCAGGTGCTCCAGGCCGTAGAACGCGCCAAGCAGGTCACCGTGGGGGAGCTGAACAGCCTCATCGGG cagcagcagctccagcCGCTGTCCCACCACGCACCCCCTGTGCCCCTCACCCCCCGCCCAGCCGGGCTGGTGGGCGGCAGTGCCACGGGGCTGCTTGCCCTGTCCGGAGCCCTGGCTGCCCAGGCTCAGCTGGCCACGGTTGTGAAGGAGGACCGTGCGGGCGTGGAGGCCGAGGGGTCCAGAG TGGAGAGAGCCCCAAGCAGG AGTGCATCTCCCTCGCCCCCTGACAGTCTCCTGGAGGAGGAGCGACCGAGTGGCCCTGGTGGTGGTGGGAAGCAGAGAGCAGATGAGAAGGAGCTGTCAGGACCTTAT GAAAGCGATGAAGACAAGAGTGACTACAATCTGGTGGTGGACGAG GACCAACCCTCAGAGCCCCCCAGCCCGGCTACCACCCCCTGCGGAAAGGTACCCATCTGCGTTCCTGCCCGTCGGGACCTGGTGGACAGTCCGGCCTCCTTGGCTTCTAGCCTTGGCTCACCGCTCCCTAGAGCCAAGGAGCTCATCCTG AATGACCTTCCCGCCAGCACTCCTGCCTCCAAGTCCTGTGACTCCTCCCCGCCCCAGGACGCGTCCACCCCCGGGCCCAGCTCAGCCAGTCACCTCTGCCAGCTCGCTGCCAAGCCAGCGCCTTCCACGGACAGCATTG CCCTGAGGAGCCCCCTGACTCTGTCCAGTCCCTTCACCACGTCCTTCAGCCTGGGCTCCCACAGCACCCTCAACGGAGACCTCTCCGTGCCCAGCTCCTACGTCAGCCTCCACCTGTCCCCCCAGGTCAGCAGCTCTGTGGTGTACGGACGCTCCCCGATG ATGGCATTTGAGTCTCATCCCCATCTCCGAGGGTCATCCGTCTCTTCCTCCCTACCCAGCATCCCTGGGGGAAAGCC GGCCTACTCCTTCCACGTATCTGCGGATGGGCAGATGCAGCCGGTGCCCTTCCCGTCGGACGCACTGGTAGGCGCGGGCATCCCGCGGCACGCCCGGCAGCTGCACACGCTGGCACACGGCGAGGTGGTCTGCGCGGTCACCATCAGCGGCTCCACGCAGCACGTGTACACAGGCGGCAAAGGCTGTGTGAAGGTGTGGGACGTGGGCCAGCCTGGGGCCAAGACGCCTGTGGCCCAGCTCGACTGCCTG AACCGAGACAACTACATTCGCTCCTGCAAGTTGCTGCCGGACGGCCGGAGTCTGATCGTGGGCGGTGAGGCCAGCACCTTGTCCATTTGGGACCTGGCGGCGCCCACCCCCCGTATCAAGGCCGAGCTGACCTCCTCAGCCCCAGCCTGCTACGCCCTGGCCGTCAGCCCCGACGCCAAGGTTTGCTTCTCCTGCTGCAGCGATGGCAACATCGTGGTCTGGGACCTGCATAATCAGACTATGGTCAG GCAGTTCCAGGGCCACACGGACGGCGCCAGCTGCATTGATATCTCCGATTACGGCACTCGGCTCTGGACAGGgggcctggacaacacggtgcgCTGCTGGGACCTACGGGAGGGCCGCCAGCTGCAGCAGCATGACTTCAGCTCCCAG ATTTTCTCCCTGGGCCACTGCCCTAACCAGGACTGGCTGGCGGTCGGAATGGAGAGTAGCAACGTGGAGATCCTGCATGTCCGTAAGCCGGAGAAATACCAGCTGCACCTCCACGAGAGCTGCGTGCTGTCCCTGAAGTTTGCCTCCTGCG TCCAAGGAGTCGTCCTCAGTCCTGAGTTGTGA